A region of Catharus ustulatus isolate bCatUst1 chromosome 9, bCatUst1.pri.v2, whole genome shotgun sequence DNA encodes the following proteins:
- the RPAP2 gene encoding putative RNA polymerase II subunit B1 CTD phosphatase RPAP2: protein MAMMAAGTGKSRRRRAGNKHSAAQKNEDAAQRKAALEAALRKKIECEKKALSIVEQLLEEDITEEFLLNCGKCITPSHYKDVVDERSIIKLCGYPLCQKKLENVPKQKYRISTKTNRVYDITERKCFCSNFCYRASKYFEAQISRSPVWMREEEEPPDIELLKEGQSGQSGEEVKLRDEVIKASDIENPRISSEPCETGSHDTASDSSTDTEQGFISSVLPGSQSSSANFAQQLHRKSILKKKHTQKVHASPKTEDAHVEEATEKLSHCKLKTQEERPACSAHNEVTAVPSNNTAPGKSNASEIFENTGGSQIVFLGVSKRGAEHLRRTLANSTEHKNPELRHPVNSKGSLLEVLRQTLMEWRTEETLKFLYGPNYTSLCSSECVASVNQETEELDEDDLDTADDLDTVAVGESENSLNYSLPFTGSGGIVKPVPSYEELKEETEFLELRVKEFYKGTCILAEEAATPAQAEEHPSNDKDDQQEDLTFPLVDSNAQMQIRKRIVLEKLRKALSAVSGPLQIASGDVYTELKNLVKTFRLTNRNIIHKMPEWTLIAIVLLSVLSQTNPLFKNTQTSPMYTQFLTTLLEELHFKNEDLESLTRIFRMD, encoded by the exons ATGGCGATGATGGCGGCCGGGACGGGCAAGTCCCGCCGGCGGCGCGCAG GAAATAAGCATTCAGCTGctcagaaaaatgaagatgCTGCTCAAAG GAAAGCAGCTCTAGAGGCTGCACTGAGAAAGAAGATTGAATGTGAGAAAAAAGCATTGTCTATTGTTGAACAGCTCCTGGAAGAGGACATTACCGAAGAGTTCCTTCTAAATTGT GGAAAATGTATCACTCCATCTCACTATAAAGACGTTGTTGATGAACGGTCTATCATCAAACTGTGTGGTTATCCTCTATGtcagaaaaaattggaaaat GTGCCAAAGCAGAAGTACAGAAtttcaacaaaaacaaacagagtTTATGATATCACTGAAAGAAAG TGCTTTTGTAGCAACTTTTGCTATAGAGCATCTAAGTATTTTGAAGCTCAAATTTCCAGAAGTCCAGTATGGATGAGAGAAGAAGAAGA GCCACCAGACATAGAGCTGCTGAAGGAGGGACAGAG cggacagtctggagaagaggtgAAACTACGTGATGAAGTAATTAAAGCATCTGACATTGAAAATCCTAGGATATCTTCAGAGCCATGTGAAACTGGTTCTCATGACACAGCCAGTGACAGCAGTACTGATACTGAGCaaggatttatttcttctgtccTACCAGGAAGTCAGTCAAGTTCAGCCAATTTTGCACAGCAATTGCACAGAAAAAGCATCCTCAAAAAGAAACATACTCAGAAAGTCCATGCCAGCCCTAAAACTGAAGATGCACATGTGGAAGAAGCCACTGAAAAACTCTCTCATTGTAAATTAAAGACTCAGGAAGAAAGACCTGCTTGCTCTGCTCATAATGAAGTAACTGCAGTACCTTCAAACAATACTGCTCCTGGGAAATCAAATGCTTCAGAAATCTTTGAAAATACAGGTGGATCTCAGATAGTTTTTCTAGGTGTGAGCAAAAGAGGAGCAGAACATCTTAGAAGAACACTAGCTAACTCAACAGAACATAAAAACCCTGAACTGAGGCATCCAGTTAATTCCAAAGGCAGTTTACTAGAAGTGCTTAGGCAAACACTTATGGAATGGAGAACTGAGGAAACTTTAAAATTTCTCTATGGCCCAAACTATACTTCTTTGTGCTCATCAGAGTGCGTAGCATCTGTCAACCAGGAGACTGAAGAACTTGATGAGGATGACTTAGACACAGCTGATGATCTCGACACTGTTGCTGTAGGGGAGTCTGAAAACAGTCTGAACTACTCTTTACCTTTCACAGGCTCAGGTGGAATAGTTAAGCCTGTGCCTAGTTATGAAGAGTTAAAAGAAGAGACAGAGTTCCTAGAACTCCGAGTAAAGGAGTTCTATAAAGGAACGTGCATCTTGGCTGAAGAGGCAGCGACACCAGCACAAGCAGAGGAGCATCCAAGCAATGACAAA GATGATCAACAGGAAGATCTCACCTTCCCCCTTGTTGATTCAAATGCACAAATGCAGATTAGGAAGCGAATCGTCCttgaaaagctgagaaaagc ATTATCTGCAGTTTCAGGCCCTCTTCAGATTGCTTCAGGTGATGTTTACACAGAGCTAAAAAATCTTGTCAAAACTTTCCG gttAACCAATAGAAATATTATTCACAAAATGCCTGAATGGACTCTTATTGCTATTGTTTTGTTATCTGT